TGGATAACGCCCAAATTGAAATTGATGGCCCAGAAGTCCCACTTTTAGATGGTTCAGCAAGTGTGTGGACAGCCAACATTGCTCAAGTAGGCTTAGTATCACAACCTGTTAACAACCAAGTTTCCTTGGCTATTACAGAACCAATATCGGTCTATCAAGGGGATGCTTTTGTATGCGCCTTCCCAGCACCAGAAACCCGCTTTAGTTACGGTATTGATTTTGACCTACCCGCCATTGGGAATCAATGGTATAGTTGGTCACTAACTACTGAACGAGGAAAAGCTTCTGCTAGCTTTGCTGCGGAAATTGCTCCTGCTCGTACTTTTGGGTTATTGCATCAAATTGAACACTTACAAAAAACAGGGTTAATTAAAGGTGGCAGTTTGGATAATGCACTCGTTTGTGGGCCAGAAGGCTGGCTAAATCCACCATTGAGATTTGCAAATGAGCCAGTGCGTCATAAGATATTGGATTTAGTAGGAGATTTAAGTTTACTAGGAACTTTTCCTAATGCTCATTTTTTAGCGTATAAAGCTAGTCATAATTTACACATTCAACTGGCTCAGAGAATTTTAGATTTGGGATTTTAGATTTGGAATTATATTTAAAGCCTAAAATCCAGGATTATTAAGGTTTCCGATGTATGCTTGCCTACTCAATCAACTTTCAGATCAAAAATCAACTACACAGCCAATGTCAATTCTCACTGAAGTAAATACCATTGAAACGACTGCACACACACCTACCGAATCAGAAGGTATAAATGAGACTACAATAATTTCTGAGATTAAAACAACCTTCACATCTGAAGAAATTCAGGAATTGTTACCCCATCGCTACCCATTTTTACTTGTAGACAAAATTATTGACTACGTTCCAGGTAAAAAAGCTGTTGGTGTTAAAAATGTTACTATCAATGAACCCTATTTCCAAGGACATTTCCCTGGTCGTCCACTGATGCCAGGGGTGCTAATTGTGGAAGCAATGGCACAAGTTGGGGGCATTGTTCTCACTAAAATGTCTTCGGCAGAAGGTAAACTGTTTGTCTTCGCTGGTATCGATAAAGTTCGCTTTCGTCGCCAGGTTGTACCGGGGGATCAACTAGTAATGACGGTGGAACTGTTATGGGTAAAACAACGTCGTTTCGGTAAGATGCAAGGTCGTGCCGAAGTTGACGGTCAACTTGCTTCTGAAGGGGAATTAATGTTTTCTTTAATTAACTAAAAGTTTGCTTTCGTGGTCTGGGTATAGCCGTGAAATGCCCTTACTGAATCCTGAAAAAGGATAACAGTTAAAAAAATCCACCACAGCATCTGATAATTTCTTGATTTTTAACGCCCTCTTTACGAGATGCTACTCGAACACACTTAACTTGCTTTGCCCGACACTTTCGTTCACTGAAATCTTTCACGCTCTACCAGTCGCCTCGATGGGACGGCACTCTGTACAACTCTCTTAACCAGAGGAACACACTGCCTGATAAACCCTACCTGGCGCTGACTTATCAAGACAGTTCTGGAGATTCACCCTTGAAAACGCTAATTCATCCAACTGCTGTAATTCATCCGAAATCGGAACTCCACCATACAGTGCAAGTCGGTGCCTATGCTGTGATTGGAGCGCATGTCAAAGTCGGCCCTGAAACAATTATCGGCGCTCATGCTGTGCTAGAAGGGCCTTGTGAAATTGGGGCGCAAAATCAGATTTTTACAGGTGCAGCCATCGGTATGGAACCCCAGGATCTCAAGTTTGTGGGAGAACCAACTTGGGTCAAAATTGGAGATAACAATTTAATTCGTGAGTACGTTACTATTAACCGTGCTACTGGTGCTGGTGAAGCGACGGTGATTGGCGATGGTAACTTGCTGATGGCTTATGTTCATGTGGCTCATAACTGCGTGATTGAAGACCAGGTAGTGATTGCCAACTCTGTAGCTTTGGCAGGTCATGTACATATAGAGTCACGTGCTAGGCTGAGTGGGGTTCTAGGTGTCCATCAATTTGTGCATATTGGTAGACACGCAATGGTGGGAGGTATGGCACGTATTGACCGAGATGTGGCCCCATATATGTTGGTGGAGGGAAATCCGGCGCGAGTCCGAACCCTTAACCTTGTGGGACTTAAACGGTCTGGTATGGACTCAGCAGATTTGCTGATGCTGAAAAAAGCCTTCCGCATTCTCTACCGTTCTGATTTGTCCTTTAAGGCTGCCTTAGAGCAATTGGAACTGTTAGGGGATAGCGAACAATTACAACATCTGCGCCGTTTCCTGCTACTTTCTCTGATGCCAGGAAGACGTGGCTTAATTCCCGGTAAGGGGAAAAAAGGCGCGAGTGATGAATAGGGAATTATGAGAGACGCGATTAATCGCGTCTGTACAACAAGGTGGGAGTTGATGAATTAAATTTTTAACTCCTCACT
This Nostoc sp. KVJ3 DNA region includes the following protein-coding sequences:
- the lpxC gene encoding UDP-3-O-acyl-N-acetylglucosamine deacetylase; translation: MQQHTLADEITQRGVGLHSGVSTQVRILPSEAGSGRYFVRVDLPDLPIIPAQVAAVSHTVLSTQLGKGEVYVRTVEHLLAALSGMGVDNAQIEIDGPEVPLLDGSASVWTANIAQVGLVSQPVNNQVSLAITEPISVYQGDAFVCAFPAPETRFSYGIDFDLPAIGNQWYSWSLTTERGKASASFAAEIAPARTFGLLHQIEHLQKTGLIKGGSLDNALVCGPEGWLNPPLRFANEPVRHKILDLVGDLSLLGTFPNAHFLAYKASHNLHIQLAQRILDLGF
- the fabZ gene encoding 3-hydroxyacyl-ACP dehydratase FabZ; the protein is MSILTEVNTIETTAHTPTESEGINETTIISEIKTTFTSEEIQELLPHRYPFLLVDKIIDYVPGKKAVGVKNVTINEPYFQGHFPGRPLMPGVLIVEAMAQVGGIVLTKMSSAEGKLFVFAGIDKVRFRRQVVPGDQLVMTVELLWVKQRRFGKMQGRAEVDGQLASEGELMFSLIN
- the lpxA gene encoding acyl-ACP--UDP-N-acetylglucosamine O-acyltransferase is translated as MKTLIHPTAVIHPKSELHHTVQVGAYAVIGAHVKVGPETIIGAHAVLEGPCEIGAQNQIFTGAAIGMEPQDLKFVGEPTWVKIGDNNLIREYVTINRATGAGEATVIGDGNLLMAYVHVAHNCVIEDQVVIANSVALAGHVHIESRARLSGVLGVHQFVHIGRHAMVGGMARIDRDVAPYMLVEGNPARVRTLNLVGLKRSGMDSADLLMLKKAFRILYRSDLSFKAALEQLELLGDSEQLQHLRRFLLLSLMPGRRGLIPGKGKKGASDE